A window of Halopseudomonas sabulinigri genomic DNA:
ATCTGTCCCATGCGCGGTGACTGGCGGCGCGGATCTGGCCGGCCGACCCAGGAGCTTTCGCTGCTCAGGAAAACGTAGGACTCCTCTTGCTGCAAAGGCTGGCGTGGCGGGCGAACCGGCCGGGGCAGCCCGGCCCGCACGCACTCGCGGTCGGCCACGATCAAGTCGGACAGCGAACGGTAGGGGAGTACGTAGATAACCGGCTTGAGTGGGTCCAGCTTCAGGTCGCCTGCAGGATTGCCGATGCTTTTCGATTTTGCCCAGAGATAAAGCATGCGTCTGGACAGGCCAAAACGCAGGCGACCAAAAAAGGAGGAGTAGGCAGCGGACATAATCTTCTCAAGGCAGATGAATCGCTGACAGTCAGGCTGTCAGGGGCGTTGGCACGAATTCTAGCGCGTTTGTTCGGCAGTAACAGCCCGGTGCACGGGTGGCCGTTGGGAAGCCCGGCATATCCTTGCTTGAAATGCGTACGGCGGATTCATATAGTCACTGCCTTGAGCGCAGCGCGCTCCAGGGTGAATGCAGCGGATTTTGACTGCGACAACCGGCCGCAGGTCTCGCACGGGGGAAGTGTGAACCAGCGCACAGGGCCAATGTCTATGTCTTCGCGTTCAATCCTGGAGAGAAGCGAGTGCCTGGCGGTGACTGCCCACGGGCACGCTGCGACCTATAATTTGGGGGAATAATAAAAGGCATGATCAGTATAAATAGCCTGACTAAACGCTTCGGCGAGCACGTCGCCGTCGATAACCTGTCTTTTGACGTCAAGCCGGGCGAAGTGCTCGGTTTCCTCGGCCCCAACGGCGCCGGCAAATCCACCACCATGAAAATGCTCACCGGCTTTCTGACGCCTGATGGCGGCTCGGCTTCGGTGTGTGGCTTTGATGTGCAGACGCAAATCCTGCAAGCACAGCAGCAGATGGGCTATTTGCCGGAGGGAGCGCCTTGTTACGGCGACATGCGCGTCAAGGGCTTTCTTGAGTTCATCGCAGCGGTGCGTGGCTTCAGCGGCGCCGAGAAACACCAGCGCGTCGCCCGCGCGGTCGAGCAGGTAGAGTTGCAGTCGGTGCTGGGACAGCGCATCGAAACCCTGTCCAAGGGCTTCAAGCGTCGCGTCGGTCTGGCGCAGGCGATTCTGCACGACCCGCAGGTGCTGATCCTCGATGAGCCTACCGATGGCCTGGACCCCAACCAGAAGCACCATGTGCGCCATCTGATTCAACAGTTGGCCGAAGGCAGCAACAAGATAGTGGTGATCTCCACGCATATTCTCGAAGAGGTCAGCGCCGTGTGTTCGCGCGCGGTGATCATTGGTCGTGGCCGTCTGCTGGCCGATGGCACCCCGGACGAGCTGGAGGCGCGCTCGCGTTATCACCAGGCAGTGACGCTGTCGCTGTCGCAACCGGTGGACACGCAGGCGCTGGTACAGCTGCCAGGCGTGCTGGCGGTAGAAAGCCAGCGTGAAGGTCAGCAACTCACGGTGCTGGCCAAACCTGGTGAGGTGATTTTCCCGGCCGTGGGGCAGCTGGCCCGCGAGCAGCACTGGCCGGTGGCCGAACTCTCGGTGGAGCGTGGTCGTCTGGACGATGTCTTCCGTGGTCTGACATCAGGGGAGGCGGCATGAGCAACCTGGGCGTAATCTTCAAGCGCGAGTTGGGCAGCTATTTTGCGACCCCGCTGGCCTATATCTTCATCGTTATCTTTCTGGTGCTGTCGGCACTTTTCACCTTTGATCTGGGTGGCTTCTATACCGCCGGTCAGGCCGATCTCAACGCCTTCTTCTCGTTCCACTCCTGGCTGTACCTGTTCCTGGTGCCAGCCATCGCCATGCGCCTGTGGGCGGAGGAGCGCAAGTCGGGCACCATCGAGTTGCTGATGACCCTGCCGGTCTCGCGTACCGACATGGTACTGGGCAAGTTTCTGGCGGCCTGGGTGTTCGTCGGCATTGCCTTGCTGCTGACCTTCCCGATCGTGCTGACCGTCAACTATCTGGGCAACCCCGATAACGGCGCCATTTTTACCGGTTACCTGGGCAGCTGGTTGCTGGCCGGCGGGTACCTGGCCATCGGCTCCTGCATGTCGGCAGCGACCAAAAATCAGGTCATCGCCTTCATTCTCAGCGTGGTGGTGTGCTTTATCTTCATTGCTGCCGGAATTCCCATGGTGCTCGATTTCTTCAGTGCCTGGGCGCCCCAGTGGTTGGTCGATGCCATTGCCTCATTCAGTTTTCAGGTTCGCTTCAGCGCTTTGAGCCATGGCGTACTGGAGCTGCGTGACCTGCTGTATTTCTTCTCGCTGATGGCCGGTTGGTTGTTCGCCACAGCGATTGTCATCGACCTGAAAAAGGCCGATTGAGGCAAAGGAGCATTCATGAAACGTCTGATTTTTTCTGGTGCCGGCCTGCTGGTGCTGCTGCTGGCCTTTGTTGCCTTCAATATGGCGAGCAACGTGCTTCTGCCGGGTGCACGTATCGATTTGACCGAGCAGAAGCTGTACACCTTTTCCGAGGGCACCCAGCAGATTCTGGCTGACTTGGAAGAGCCTATAGATCTGTACTTCTTCTTTTCCGACCAGGCCAGCAAGAAGAACGTGGCGCTGCGCAACTATGCCAAGCGTGTGGAGGAAATGCTCAAGGAGTATGAGCGCGAAGCCGACGGCAAGATTCGCCTGCACATCATCGACCCCCAGCCGTTCTCCGAAGCGGAAGACCGCGCCGCCGAGTTTGGTCTGCAGGGTATTCCGCTGACTCAGAGCGGCGATAACCTCTATTTCGGCCTGGCCGGCACCAATGAACTGGCCCAGCGAGAGGTAATCCCATTCTTCGCGCTGGAGCAGGAGGGCATGCTGGAGTACGAGCTGAGCCGCCTGGTCAGTACCCTGGCACAAACCGAGAAGCCCAAGGTGGGGTTGATTTCCGGATTGCCGATGAGCGGTGGCATGACGCCTTACTCGCAGCAACCGGCCCCGGCCTGGGTGGCGCTGGAGCAGATGCAG
This region includes:
- a CDS encoding ABC transporter permease produces the protein MSNLGVIFKRELGSYFATPLAYIFIVIFLVLSALFTFDLGGFYTAGQADLNAFFSFHSWLYLFLVPAIAMRLWAEERKSGTIELLMTLPVSRTDMVLGKFLAAWVFVGIALLLTFPIVLTVNYLGNPDNGAIFTGYLGSWLLAGGYLAIGSCMSAATKNQVIAFILSVVVCFIFIAAGIPMVLDFFSAWAPQWLVDAIASFSFQVRFSALSHGVLELRDLLYFFSLMAGWLFATAIVIDLKKAD
- a CDS encoding ABC transporter ATP-binding protein: MISINSLTKRFGEHVAVDNLSFDVKPGEVLGFLGPNGAGKSTTMKMLTGFLTPDGGSASVCGFDVQTQILQAQQQMGYLPEGAPCYGDMRVKGFLEFIAAVRGFSGAEKHQRVARAVEQVELQSVLGQRIETLSKGFKRRVGLAQAILHDPQVLILDEPTDGLDPNQKHHVRHLIQQLAEGSNKIVVISTHILEEVSAVCSRAVIIGRGRLLADGTPDELEARSRYHQAVTLSLSQPVDTQALVQLPGVLAVESQREGQQLTVLAKPGEVIFPAVGQLAREQHWPVAELSVERGRLDDVFRGLTSGEAA